Below is a window of Bacillota bacterium DNA.
CATTCCAAAAGAACAATCACAAAGTCGCGATGATTGGCGATGGCGTAAATGATATTTTGGCTTTAAAAGCTTCCAATTGTTCTATTGCATTAGCAAGTGGAGCAGAAGCTGCAAGAAATATTAGTCATTTGGTTTTATTAGATAATAATTTTGCATCGTTACCAAAAGTAGTAAAAGAAGGAAGACAAATCGTAAATAACATGCAAAATGCATCAGTTTTATATTTAGTAAAAACGATGTATACTATTTTACTTACGGTGATTTTACTTCTAACTTCGAATATATATCCTTTTGAACCTGTACAAATGGTAGTGATTGAAACTTTCATCATAGGCATTCCATCCTTTATCATTGCTTTAGAACCCAATAATAAAATGTTTAAAGGTAATTTCTTAAAGAATGTATTTAAACAAGTAATTCCGGGAACGATTCTTGTGATTGCCAATTTACTTGGTGTTTATCTTTTTGCTAGTTTTTGGCCAGGTGTAACCGAAGGTGAAATATCAACCGTTGGAATCATTGCTGCAACATTTGCCTATTTATTAGTGCTAGTAAACGTCTGTATGCCTTTAAATAAGCTTCGTTCCATTATTGTCGTTTCTGCTTTAGTCATTTCGGCTTTTTGCTTTATTGTCCTTGGAAACAACTTCTTTAAACTTGAAACTTTATCTTTGCCAAGTTTCCTATTATTGCTTTTACTGATGGAATCTACCTATATTATTATGTCTATTTATAAACATGATTTAATTAAATTTTGGGCTTGATTTTAAGACAAGACATAGTATAGTTAGTAAAATATGATATAATAAAACTAAATATAGCCTTTGAAAGGAGATGCTTTTATGAATGTATTGCATGTTTCTGCAGAATGTTATCCCTTTATTAAAATTGGCGGTTTAGCCGATGTTGTAGGATCATTACCTAGTGAATTAAAACGCTTAAGAAATACAGAAGTAAGAGTAATGATGCCTAAATATAAAGCGATTCCTACTAAATACAAAAAAAATATGAAACACCTAACAAATTTTAATATCGAATTAAACGAAAAAGAAAAGGTGTATGTAGGCATTGATACATTAAAACTTGGAAACATTCTTTATTATTTTGTTGACAACAATTACTCTTTTGGTTCTAGAGATCAAGTTTACAATTATGGCGATGAATCGGAACGTTTTTCCTTTTTTCAAAAAGCTGTTTTAGAATCTCTTGAATACATTGATTTTTTACCCGATATCATTCATGTCCATGATTGGCACACTGCAATGATTCCTTTGCTTATTAAAACAAAATACAAGAACCTTTCACACATAAAATCAGTTTTAAGTATTCATAATTTGGCTTATCAAGGGATTTTCCCAGTTAACGATTATCTTTACTTCAACATGGAATATGATCCAAGATTTGAATTTGAAGGTTTTTTAAATTTCTTAAAATCTGGAATTGTTTGTGCAGATTATATCACGACCGTTTCAAAAACATATGCCGAAGAAATACTTACGGATTACTTTGGTTATGGACTTCAAAAATTATTAAAATCTCGTAAAGAATCCTTACAAGGAATTTTGAATGGGGTTAGTTATAAAGATTTTAATCCTATGACTGACACATTCATCGCAAAAAATTATGATGTCGATACGGTTAAAAAAGGCAAAAGAGAAAACAAACTAAAATTATATGAAGAACTAAACGTAGATTTTAAATTAGATAAGCCACTTATTTCAATCATTTCAAGACTTGTGAGTCAAAAAGGAATTGATTTAATCAAACGGGTATTTGATGAAATGCTTGAAGTCGATGATTTTTGCTTTGTGCTTCTTGGAGATGGAGAATCTGAATACGTTGATTATTTTAAAAATCTTGAACAAAGATTTCCTAGTAAAGTAAAATGTTTTATTGGCTATTCGAATCCGTTAGCTCATTTAATTTATAGTAGTTCTGATTTCTTTTTAATGCCTTCTAAATTTGAACCATGTGGATTAGGTCAAATCATCGCTTTGAAATATGGTACCATTCCTATCGTAAGAGAAACGGGAGGACTTGTAGATACCGTAATTCCTTACAACCAATATAATAATACCGGAAATGGCTTTAGTTTTACCCATTTCAATGCTCATGATATGATGCATGTCATTCGGTATGCTCTTGAAATTTATCATAAAGACAAAAAAGCGATGAACATATTAATTCAACACGCTATGGCTTCAGATTTTAGCTGGACTCAATCTGCTAAAGCCTATAGAAGTGTTTATAAATCAATTTTAAAAATAAAGGAAGAGGTGAAATAATGGATGTTTTAGCGTTAATTTTAGCAGGAGGACGAGGATCAAGGCTTGATATCTTATCTGAAAATAGAGTAAAACCAAGTGTTCCTTTTGCAGGAAAATATCGTATTATTGACTTTACTTTAAGTAATTGTTCAAATTCAGGGATTTACAATATTGCTATCTTAACACAATACCTACCTTTTTCACTAAACGATCACATTGGTTCAGGAAAACCTTGGGATTTAGATAGAAGGGACTCAAAAGTCACTTTATTACAACCTCATAGTGACTGGTACAATGGAACAGCAGATGCAGTTAGAAAAAACATTCATTATATAGAACAATCCCATGCGAAATATGTGTTAATTTTATCAGGAGATCATATTTACAAAATGGATTATCGTAAAATGATTGAAAAACATATCCAAACTGGAGCGGATTTAACGGTTGGATGTAAAGTAGTTGAATTAGAAGAAGCAAGTCGTTTCGGCGTTTTGGAAGCAGATGAAATGGATCGAATCGTTAAATTTGTGGAAAAACCTAAAATTCCAAAATCAAACTTAGCCTCTATGGGAATTTACGTTTTTAATACTGATATTCTACTTGAAAAGTTAAATAATAAAGACATTCCTGATTTGGATTTTGGGAAACATATTATCCCTTCCATGATTTCGGAAAAGAAAGTAGTCGCTTTTAAGTTTTATGATTATTGGAAAGACGTTGGAACCTATGATTCTTACTTAGAAGCTAATTTAGAATTAATAGAAACAGTTGATAAAATACCTCTTGATATGTATGATCTCAAATGGAAAATATATACAAAATCAGAGGAACTTCCTGCGGTTAAAGTAGGCTCAAAAGCGATGATTCATCAAGCATTATTATCAAATGGATCGATTGTAGCTGGAAATGTTTTAAGAAGTGTGTTAAGCCCTGGCGTTATTATACATCCACTTGCCAAAGTGACAAATTCGGTGTTATTAAATAATGTCGAAGTGAAACCTGGAGCAGTTGTTGAAAATTGTATTATTGATAAAAATACAGTAATTGAAAACAATGCATGGGTTGGTTTTGGAACGGATTTAACTCCAAACATTGAAAATCCTGAACTTTTGGAATCAGGAATTACTGTAATTGGAAAAAATGTAGTCATTCCAAAGAATATGATCATCGGACGTAATTGTCGTATCTTTAGAACCGCTGATTTATCTAAAGTGGAAGATAACATTGTCAAGTCAGGATCTACCATTCGATAATTGATAATTTGCAAATAAAAAAAGGCTATTTTTAGCCTTTTTCTTATTATTAATTTTGAATTGCTTTTAATTGCAAGGAATCAGGAGTATATTGCATAATTTCAATTCGATTCGAATCTGGATCTTCAATCCAACATTGATAATTATTATCAAGTCCCATTTCCGGATAACTTACAATCTTAATTTTTTTAGATTCTAAAGAAGCTACAAACTCAAAAATATTATCTACTTCAAGACAAAAATGTTCATACGAAGAATGATTTTCAGTGTGCAAACGTTGTTTCTTAAAAAATAATTCGATAAACTGTCCTGTCCCAAGAGATAAATATACAATCATGGGATTGTCTAAAGCATCCTTTAAAACAAACGCCTTCTGAAATCCTAATCCATTTACGTAAAATTGTAATGATTCTTCCATATCATTTACTGCAAAAGCTAAATGCGCTATTCCTTTGATCATGAAATCACCTCTTTTTATCTTATTATACCGTAAGTGAAATAAAAAAAACACTCAATATCAGTGTTTAAAGTGAAAATGGTGCTCTTACCAAGAATCGAACTTGAATTTCAGCATTACCATTGCTGTGTTTTGCCATTAAACTATAAGAGCATTTTCTTTTATATTATAATCATAATATCGAAAAAAATCAAGATTTTTATATTTACCTAAATTCAGTTACAAAGCTTAATGTAATAACTGAGTAATTATTAAAATTATTTTTAATTATTTTTAATTATTGACAATTATATTCAGTTTGTAATACAATAGAGTAGGGTGATAAAAATGTTGGAAATTAAAAACGTCTCAAAAAGTTATGATAAAAAAAAGTTTGCTAATGACAAAATCAATTTAACCATTGAGCCTGGAGATATTTATGGTTTTATTGGACACAATGGAGCAGGTAAAACAACTTTACTTAAATCCATTGCTGGTATTATTGATTTTGACGAGGGTGAAATCTATGCAAATGGGTTGTCAATTAAAAAAGAGCCGTTGTTAGTAAAACAAATTCAAGCATATATTCCTGATAATCCTGATGTATATGAATCGTTATCAGGAATTCAATATTTAGATTTCATTGCGGATGCTTACCAAGTAGATGTGGCTAAACGTCGACTACTGATTGATAAATATTCGTTAATGTTTGAAATGAATGAAGTGTTAAACAATCCAATTTCTTCTTATTCTCACGGAATGAAACAAAAAATAGTTATTATGAGTGCTTTGGTTCACGAGCCTAAGATTATGCTATTAGATGAGCCTTTTGTAGGATTAGATCCTAAAGCAAGTTATTTATTAAAAGAAGTCTTTCGCGAAATGTGTCAAAAAGGTTCTTTAATCTTTTTCTCTACTCATGTATTAGAAGTAGCGGAAAAACTATGTAATAAAGTTGCAATTATTAAACAAGGAAGAATTATTGCAAATGGAAATACCCAAGACATTATAAAAGATCAATCACTTGAACATCTTTTCTTGGAGTTGACAGAAGAACTATGATGTACTTAAAATTAATGAAAGTCTTTTTTAAAGAAGGCTTTTCTTTGAAACGAATGTTTAACATAACTTCTTCAAAATCGAAATTACAGTCTGTTTTAATTGGACTCTTATTACTCTATGGTCTTGGAACAATTTTATTTGGATTTGGGTATATATTCCTTGATTTGGGTTTGATATTTAACAACGCAAATATGATCGAATTTCTTTTAATGTATGTATTTATTTATTCGTCTTCGTTATCCATTATATTCATTTTGTTACGAGCAAATGGATATTTATTTCAATATAAAGATTTTGAACTTCTTGAACCATTACCCATTAAACCAAGAATAGTTGTTTTTGCAAAAGCAAGTGTGATGATGATTATTGTTTATATTTCAGTTTTTTTGTTTACTGCTCCAATGGCATTTTCTTATTTTTATTATACAGGATTTAATATAGTCAGTTTATTATTTTACTTCATTGCAATACTGTGTGTTCCTTTAATTCCTGCCGTTATTTTTTCTTTCATTGCATTATTGATTGCGAGAATTACAGCTAAATTTAGAAAAAATAAATTAATTACAATCATATTAATGTTTATTGCATTTCTTGGTGTTATGTATATTTCATTTGCTTATAATTTTTCTGGTGGAACAAATCCCATGCTAAATCAAGAAGGATTTATTGCTGGAATGGGGGAAATTTATCTTCCAATGATGTGGTTTGTCAATGCGATACATAATCGAGATATATTCAATTTATTGTTATTAATTGTGACTCATGTATTTCCTTTCTTTTTATTTTTAATTCTGATTCAAAAAATGGTATTAACGACTAACCAAAAAGGATTAATGACTATTACTCGTAAAAACAATAAACCCGTTTTAAATCAACAACGTTCTGTTTTTAACTCCATTATTACGAAAGAATCCAGAAAATTCTTTAGTGTTCCAATTTATGCATTAAATACTGGATTTGGTCCTATTATTCTTTTTGTATTATCAGTTTTAAGTTTAATTTACAAAGATAAAATTCTTGAATATCTGCCACAGTTAGGTTTTGTTGGACTTTCAACAGAATTAATCTTATTGATAATCATTTGCTTTTGTTTGTCAACGGTTTATACTTCAGCAATTTCTCTTTCACTTGAAGGAAAAAACTTTTGGATTATTAAAACGCTTCCTGTTCAACCAGAAAAAATTATGTTTGCAAAAATGGCATTTAATGTCCTTTTGGGTCTTCCCATTGCGTTATTTAGTTTGGTTCTATTTGGAATTAGTTTTCAAATTCAATTATATCATTTATTCATTCTTGCATTATACATCACAACTTTTTCTTTTCTCACTTCAATTTTAGGTTCTATTATAAATTTATATACGCCTAAATTTCACTATAAGAACGAGACAGAAGTTGTAAAACAAAGCATAGGTGCTATTCTTGGCATATTTGGAGGAATGGGAATTATTTTAATCAATGTAGGAATTTATTCTTTACTTAAAAACGCTTTGAGTTGGCAATTAAATGTGATGGTTAATTCTTTATTTGATTTAATACTTTTCTTTCTTGCTTTTTATTTTGTTAAAAAGGTTACAGAAAGCCTTTTCACTAAAATGGCTGTTTAATATTTGAAAAAAGAAGCGTAATTTCCTCTTAATTTCATTTGTAATTTTCAGTTAAAAATGATATAATTCGTATGTTCATGTAAAAATATAATTCGAAAGGAAATAACTATGACAAAATATGTATATTTGTTTAAAGAAGGCGACGCTTCAATGAAAAACCTTCTTGGAGGTAAAGGTGCAAATCTTTGCGAAATGACCAATCTTGGTATGCCAGTACCTCAAGGATTTACCGTATCAACTGAAGCATGTACAAAATACTATGAAGATGGAAGACGTATCAATGATGAAATTATTGCTCAAATTTATGATGCTTTAAGTGCAACAGAAAAAATTTCAGGAAAGAAATTTGGAGACAATAACAATCCATTTTTAGTTTCTGTAAGATCTGGTGCTCGAGTATCAATGCCTGGAATGATGGACACAATTTTAAATCTTGGCTTAAATGATGTAGCAGTTGAAGGTTTAGCTAAATTAACTGAAAACCCTAGATTTGCATACGATTCTTACAGAAGATTCATTCAAATGTTTTCTGATGTAGTTATGGAAGTTGAAAAAAGCAACTTTGAAGCTATTTTAGAAGCAAAAAAAGAAGAAAAAGGTGTGGAATTAGATACTGATTTAACTGCAGATGATTTAAAAGATATCGTTGCTAATTATAAAGTAAAATACAAAGAAATTAAAGGCGAAGCTTTTCCTCAAGATCCAAAAATACAATTAATTGAAGCTGTTAAAGCCGTTTTTAAATCTTGGGATAATCCAAGAGCAAATACTTACCGCCGTTTAAATAACATTTCTTACCAATGGGGTACTGCCGTAAGCGTACAATCTATGGTTTTTGGAAACATGGGTGAAGATTCAGGAACTGGTGTTGCTTTTACAAGAAATCCATCCACTGGAGAAAAAGTATTGTATGGTGAATACCTATTTAATGCTCAAGGTGAAGACGTAGTTGCAGGTATTCGTACTCCTAAACCTATCTCTGAATTAGAAAAAGATAATCCTGTTTTATACAAAGAATTTAATGATATCGCAGGTAGACTTGAAGCTCATTATCGTGATATGCAAGATATGGAATTTACCATCGAAAGAGGTAAATTATATATGTTACAAACTAGAAATGGTAAAAGAACAGCACAAGCTGCTTTAAAAATTGCGATTGATTTAGTAAAAGAAGGATTACTTACTGAAACAGAAGCACTTTTAAAAGTAGAACCAAAACAATTAGATTCCCTACTTCATCCACAATTTGATAGCGTTTCATTAAAAAACGCCAAAGTCATCGCTGTTGGACTGAATGCTTCTCCTGGAGCCGCTACTGGTCGTGCAGTATTTACAGCTGAAAGAGCTGCAGAAATGGTTAAAGATGGAAAACCAGTTATTCTTGTTCGTCAAGAAACATCTCCTGAAGATATTGAAGGAATGTTCGTTTCTAAAGGCGTTTTAACAAGTAGAGGTGGAATGACATCTCATGCTGCTGTTGTTGCACGTGGAATGGGAACATGCTGCGTTGCTGGAGCTGGAACGGTTAAAGTAAATGAAGTTAAAAAATACTTTGAAGTTGATGGAAAGAAATACTTTGAAGGAGACTTTATCTCTTTAGATGGGTCAACTGGCAAAATTTACGGAGAGCAAATTAAAACCGTAGATGCGACAGTATCAGGTGATTTTGCAACACTTATGGAATGGGCAGATAAATATCGCTCTTTAAAAGTTAGAACAAATGCAGATAATCCAAGAGATGCAAAAGTTGCTTATAAATTTGGAGCTGAGGGAATTGGACTTTGCCGTACAGAACATATGTTCTTTGAAGCAGACCGTATTCCTGCCGTTCGTGAAATGATTGTTTCTAAAACTTTAAAAGAAAGACAAACTGCTTTAAATAAATTACTTCCTATGCAACGTCTTGACTTTATCGGTCTTTATGAAGCGATGAATGGTTTCCCTGTAACAATTCGTTATTTGGATCCACCACTTCATGAATTCTTACCAACAGAACGTGACGATATTGAATCTTTAGCAAAAGAAATGCATCTTACTTATGAAGAATTAAAAGCTACTGTCGATTCTTTACATGAAACGAATCCGATGCTAGGTCATCGTGGTGTAAGACTATCGATTACTTATCCTGAAATTGCTGTTATGCAAACAACAGCTGTCATCGAAGCAGCAATTGATGTAAACAATCGCGGTGGAAAAGTCGTTCCTGAAATTATGATTCCACTTGTAGGTGACGTAAAAGAATTAAAAATGATTAAAGACATTGTTGTTGCTACTGCAGATGAAATTATTAAAAAAGCTAAAGTAAATTTACAATACCATGTTGGAACCATGATTGAAATTCCACGCGCTTGTATCCTTGCGGATGAAATTGCACAAGAAGCTGAATTCTTTAGTTTTGGAACCAACGATTTGACTCAAATGACATTTGGTTTTAGTCGTGATGATGCAGGAAAATTCCTTCAAGATTACTATAGCAAAAAAATATTTGAAAACGATCCTTTTGCTCACATTGATTTCAAAGGTGTCGGCAAATTAATGCAAATGGCTGTTGAATTAGGTAGAAAAGTTCGCCCTGATATTAAACTTGGAATATGTGGTGAACACGGTGGAGATCCAGCTTCGGTTGAATTCTGTCATAATATTGGACTATCTTATGTTTCATGTTCTCCTTTTAGAGTTCCAATAGCTAGACTTGCCGCAGCACACGCAAACATTAAAAATCCTCGTTAAAATACGATTCAAAGGACTTGCTTTTGCAAGTCCTTTTTTTCTCTTAACTCCCTTGACAAATGAATAGGGGGTGTTTATAATGAAATTGTACTTAGATAGTTGGAAATCACTCAACCGCGACCGACAGTAATTGAACGGGAGTTAAGGTTTTTCTGGTGTTGAATACCTATTCGATTAGGAATCCTTAAAGAAAAACAAGAGGCACCCATTGTAAGGTAGATGTAAGTCTGCTCGAGTGATTTCCAAGTATTTAAGTGCGTTTTTTTACGCAAAAAATACTGTTTTTTGAAGAAAGAAAATTGAAAGGGGTCTCTATGAATCCGCTATTAAAAGAATTAACTATGTTAAATGGAATTCCTGCAAATGAAAAAAATGTAAGAAAATATATCGAAAAAGCCTGTAAAGATATCTGTGAAATTTCATATGATAATTTAGGTTCGATTATTATGAAAAAAATTGGAAATAAAACTGGACCAAAAATCATGGTTGCAGGTCATATGGATGAAGTTGGATTTATTGTATCTGAGATTACAAAAGAAGGATACATTAAATTTATTCCAGCTGGTGGATGGTGGGGACATGTAGTTTTAAGTCAACAATTTAACATTTCAACTAAATCTGGAAAAGAGATAAGAGGGGTTGTAGGATCAAAACCTCCTCATATTTTAGAAGCTGAGGAAAGAAAAAAAGTAGTTGAATTAAAAGATATGTATATGGACATTGGAGTTGCATCAAAAGATGAAGCTTTAAAAGAAGGCATTCAAATTGGAGATATGATTACTCCTTTCATTGAATCAATGGCTTTATCTAATCCGAAATATTTGCTGGCAAAAGCCTTTGACAATCGAATTGGAATTGCTTTAGCAATCGAAGTATTAAAAAACATTCAAAATGAAGAACATCAAAATATTTATTATGGTGTGGGGACAGTTCAAGAAGAAGTGGGAACAAGAGGAGCCGGAACAGCAGCTTACAAAATTGAGCCCGATATTGGAATTGCACTTGATGTAACCATTGCTTTTGATTTTCCTGGAGGATCAAATGAAACTCAATTAGGAAAAGGCCCTTGTTTAATGATCTATGATAGCTCTATGGTAGGACATGTTGCTCTTCGAGAATACACAGAACAACTTTGTAAAGAGTTAAATATTCCTTATCAATTGTCCTTTCTAAGCCATGGAGGAACAGATGCTGGTAAAATGCATGTTACCAAAACCGGTTGTCCAAGTATTGCTATTTGTTTACCTTGCCGATATTTGCATTCCCATACTTCAATTATTCATGAAGACGATTATGAAAATGCCGTTAAAATTGTAACTGAATTAGTGAAAAGATTAGACAATCAAACAGTGAAACAAATTACTTTTGAATAAAAAAAGACCTTTTGGTCTTTTTTTAAAATAATGATAAGATATTGCATTAATGAATTTATCGTGATAAAATGTGAACAAGGTGATTATTATGTTAAGGGTTATTTCTGGTCGTTTTAAAGGCCTTAGACTTAAAGAAGTTGGAAAAGAGATAACGAGACCAACAACGGACAAAAATAAAGAAATGATTTTTAATATTTTAGGACAATACTTTGATGGAGGATTAGGTCTAGACTTATTTGCCGGCAGTGGTGCAATAGGAATTGAAGCAATTAGCCGAGGCATTTCATCTTGTGTTTTTGTGGATAATTCTTTTCAAGCCATTAAAGTGATTAAAGAAAATTTAACTAAATTACAGATAAATATAGGTGAAGAAGCTTTCGTTATAAAAAAAGATGTCATTGATTATTTAAATCATAATAATACAATATTTGATTTTATTTTTATGGATCCGCCTTATGACTTGGATTTATATGCAAAAGCAATGAATTTGATTGAAATAAACAAACTATTATCAAAGAATGGTATTATAATACTTGAATCTAAAAAAGAAAAAGATATTGATTTTATTTCTAATCAATTAGTTAAAATTCGAGAAGTGATTTCAGGTATTACAAAATATAGTTTCTATCAATGGGAGGAATCATTATGAAAGTAGGTTATTATCCAGGAAGTTTTGATCCAATTACATTTGGACATTTAGATATTATCGTAAGAGGAGCTAAATTATTTGATAAACTTTATGTTGCTGTATCACATAATCCTAATAAAATAACTTTATTTTCTTCTGAAGAACGAATTCAATTGGTAAAAGAAGTTATTATGAATATACCAAACGTTGAAGTCGTACAATCGGATATGCTAACCGTTGAACATTGTAAAATTCTAGGTGCCAGTCATGTTTTAAGGGGCTTAAGAGCAGTTACCGATTATGATTATGAATTTCAACTAACAAATTTCAATCGAAAAATTAGTTCAGATATTGATACGGTGTTTTTGATGACAGATGGAGAATACTCTTTTTTATCTTCCTCATCTGTTAGGGAATTAGCCGAATTCGGAGGAGATGTAACACCTTTTGTCCCCAAAGTAGTAAAAGAAGCCATCGATAAAAAAATCAACTATCAAAAAAAGGGCTATCAAGTTTGATAGCCCTTTATCCTTATTCAATATCGAATTGTTCAAATAGATAAGTGTTTAAATTTTCATAGTTTAAAAATGGAGAAGGTTCACTAATTGGATCGATAAGCAATATAATTTCACCATCTTTGATAAATGCTAACGAAGGCGTATAAGAGTAAGGAACTAAATCATTGGAAGTTTGAATTTCTACCGAAGCCTCAATCCGGTAAAATTTCGTGTGATATTGTCCGATAAATTCATCTAAAATAGGCTCGAATTCGATACAACTTGAACATGAAACTGAAGAAATGAATAAGGCAAAGGTTTCATCGTTTTGAAACATGGCACTTAATTCACTATAAGTTATTTCAACGGTTGAGGTTAATTCAATATCTTTTGGCAAAGTCATCAATTGAATTTTAGTACATCCTATTAAAAAAGTTAAAAGAAGAAGTAAAAACATAAAAATCATTTTTTTCATACAATTTATCACCGTTTTCTATTATAGTAATAAATAGAACCTTTGTCAAATAACATCTCTTATTTCAAAAGAAACAAACGTTGTTTCTTTTATATATAAAAATAAAATATAACTCAATACCTTTGAAGGTGATTCTATGAATGAATTTTCAAACAATTTAGTAAAATCTAACAAGAAGACAAAAGAAATTATTGAAATTTCGGCTTTATATCCATCGGCATATGAAGAAGTCATGTACTTACTGATTTTTCACAATGAAATGGTCTTAATTGGATTAAATCCAACCATTTCTTCTGTCTCTTTAATCCAAGAAATCGAGCAATATGGTTTGATAAGTTTTCTTAAAACCATCATAATTCAAGAAATGAATTTTTTGGTGTTATCGAAACTGTCTGAATTATCTCAACAAGGTGTAAGTGCAAGAATCGTTACCAATGAATCCATTCAAGATATTGAATCTTCAAACATTTTAAAGTCTTCTTTTTATTCTATATCCAGTTTAAATTTTGAACTTTCTTTTGATCAAAATCGAATGTTATCTTTTATCTCAGCACCTTTCATTACATCACCTCATTCATTTTTGGTTTATGAGCCTCAAAACAAAATCCTATTTTCAAATTCTTTATTTGATCGAGTTCGTCCCTCTTTAAAAAATGATGATATTTTAACTGATCTCATCATGTTTCATAAAAACAATGTTCCTAGCAGCAATTTTTTACATCCACTTGTAAGTAAAATTTCAAAATTGAATTTGAATTCTGTTTACACCAAATCAGGATATTTTTATGA
It encodes the following:
- the coaD gene encoding pantetheine-phosphate adenylyltransferase, translated to MKVGYYPGSFDPITFGHLDIIVRGAKLFDKLYVAVSHNPNKITLFSSEERIQLVKEVIMNIPNVEVVQSDMLTVEHCKILGASHVLRGLRAVTDYDYEFQLTNFNRKISSDIDTVFLMTDGEYSFLSSSSVRELAEFGGDVTPFVPKVVKEAIDKKINYQKKGYQV
- the rsmD gene encoding 16S rRNA (guanine(966)-N(2))-methyltransferase RsmD, whose amino-acid sequence is MLRVISGRFKGLRLKEVGKEITRPTTDKNKEMIFNILGQYFDGGLGLDLFAGSGAIGIEAISRGISSCVFVDNSFQAIKVIKENLTKLQINIGEEAFVIKKDVIDYLNHNNTIFDFIFMDPPYDLDLYAKAMNLIEINKLLSKNGIIILESKKEKDIDFISNQLVKIREVISGITKYSFYQWEESL